In one window of Magnetococcus sp. PR-3 DNA:
- a CDS encoding sce7726 family protein has protein sequence MQREQSELSALTRLFSSAVFRELAEKGRSPMFVRLLDQLDFLDYSNQEISVGDLFELAFSELKKFGCRDEYIYRSAVTKKVLLGKHSLNTASMLTEFRVGSSRADLVILNGTATVYEIKSERDSLSRLNKQIEDYQKVFASVNVITAESHVDDVVERIPDGVGVLSLSRRYQISVYRDAIEQTEKICPATVLLSLRAVEAINILRGLGVDVPDVPNTQRYEKLRELFVDLDRNELHRQMVTVLKKNRALTSLCELIKDLPESLHAAALSKRMSRKNHSRLIKSVDTPLKTALTWS, from the coding sequence GTGCAAAGAGAGCAATCAGAACTATCTGCATTGACGCGCTTATTTTCATCAGCCGTTTTCCGTGAATTAGCGGAAAAGGGTCGATCTCCTATGTTTGTGCGTTTGCTGGACCAGCTGGATTTTTTGGATTATAGTAATCAAGAAATAAGTGTTGGCGATCTTTTTGAGTTAGCCTTTTCTGAGCTAAAGAAGTTTGGTTGTCGTGATGAGTATATTTACAGGTCCGCAGTAACAAAAAAAGTTTTGCTTGGGAAGCATAGCTTGAATACAGCTTCCATGTTGACTGAGTTTCGCGTGGGTTCCAGCAGGGCAGATCTTGTCATCTTAAATGGAACTGCAACTGTTTATGAAATCAAATCTGAGAGGGATTCTCTGTCTCGATTGAATAAGCAAATAGAAGACTATCAGAAGGTTTTTGCATCGGTAAATGTGATTACAGCTGAAAGTCATGTGGATGACGTGGTCGAGCGTATTCCTGACGGAGTAGGTGTCCTTAGCCTTTCACGACGTTATCAGATTTCAGTATATAGAGATGCAATTGAGCAAACTGAGAAAATATGTCCAGCTACAGTTCTGCTTTCTCTTCGGGCAGTTGAGGCTATCAATATTTTAAGGGGCTTGGGTGTTGACGTTCCTGATGTCCCTAATACCCAGCGCTACGAAAAGTTGAGAGAGTTATTTGTAGACTTAGACCGCAATGAGTTGCATAGACAAATGGTCACCGTTCTGAAAAAGAACAGAGCCTTAACATCACTTTGCGAACTCATTAAAGACCTGCCTGAATCATTGCATGCAGCTGCATTGTCAAAACGTATGAGTCGAAAGAATCATAGCAGATTGATTAAGTCAGTTGACACACCCTTGAAAACAGCGCTGACCTGGAGTTGA